The genomic region ATAAAACAAAATATGAAACCATATGGAAATGTCTAGCATCCCAAGTCCCACTACGGTAAATCCCATAACCGATCCGGACGAAAAAGCGACCCGTAGCCCCTTGTTAAGACTTTCGGAAGCCGCCTGAGCGGTGCGGGAATTTGCCTGCGTTGCAATTTTCATTCCTATGAGGCCTGCAAACATCGACCATATTCCTCCGGTTAAAAACGCAAACGGAGTGAAAATCGTAAGCATTTTCCCTTTTGAGGCGAAGGCCATAATCAGCAGTATGATAAAAACTATTATAAAGACTTTAAAAACGGTCATGTACTGCTGTTTTAAATATGCATTCGCGCCTTTTCTGATTGAGGCGGCGATCTTTTTCATTTTATCCGTTCCTTCGGAAAAACGCATTACTTTTTTTTGCTGAACTATCGCAAACAACAGCGCGGTAAAGGCGCCGATAAAACCGAATGAAAATAAATTTTCCATTATACGCTTCCTCCGTGAAATCAGATCTTTATTATATCAATTTTATAATATCTTTAAACAATAGTGCAATAAAAAAATGCGCCAGCGGAACCGGCGGCTATTTTTTTAAAAGAGCGGCGAACGGATTGTAAGATTCGCCGTCGGAAGATTGGCTGTCCATGTATTTTGCGGCCGTTTTGTCCTGTTCCGTTGAAGTTGTGGGTAATAGCGCGATGCGGCGGTTTACAGCGTCTACGCTTTTAACGCTAACTGTCATTTTTGTCCCTGTATTGTACAGTTTTTTCAGGTTTGAATTGCGTTCGACGTTTTCAAGCGCGGAAATATGGATGAGCCCGTCGATCCCCGGCTCAAGGTTTACAAAAAGTCCGAAGTCCGCTATGCGTGAAATCACTCCTTCGTGTTTCGATTCTACCGGATATTTTTTCACGGCGTTTTTCCACGGATCTGCGAGAAGGCTTTTCATACTTAACGATACTCGTTCGTTTTTCCAGTCGGTTTTGATTATTTCAGCCTTTATTTCCTGTCCCGCTTTGAGTGCGGAATTTATGTCCGAAATGCGATCGAGCGAAATTTCGGAAATCGGCAAAAGAGCCTGAAAGCCGTCTATATCTACGAAGGCTCCGTAATCGTGCAGTGCCGTCACTTTTCCTTTTACGGTCATTCCGCATTTTAAAGTTTGAGAAAGGTCTTCAAGTTTCTTTTCATGCTCTTTTTCAAGGATCTTTCGGTTTGAAACTAAAAGATTTTTTCCCCCGTCTTTAAATTCCAATATCATAAAAGTTAAATTTTTACCTGTAAATTCGGAAGGCTCGGCTTTTTGACGGAAGCCCATCTGCGAATACGGACAGAATGCTCTGGAAGTTCCTATTTTGACTTCGAATCCGCCGTTGATCTCTTTTTCTACGTATCCTTCTACGGGAATTCCGTTTTTGTAGGCGTTTTCGAGCATGGAATTATCCGCATTATCTCCCGCAATTTTTGTAGTAAATTGCATTTCACCGTTTTTAAGGCCGATATAAAAAACCTTTATGACGTCGCCTTCTTTTACGGTAAGGTTCCCATCCTTGTCTTTTAATTCCGCCGCGTCCAGAATTCCTTCGCTTTTGGCGTTTAAATCAAGGAATACGGTATCTCCCGAAATCGCCGCTACGGCGGTGGAAATTTCCTGTCCGGGCAAAAGTTTTTTCAAATTTCTTTGCTCGTATTTTTCAAGATCAGCTTCATTCATGTTAAACCTTCTTTAAAATTCAGCAGTCGAACAAAATATCAATTTTGGAGGCTGTTGAATTCGTGCGCATTTTGCGCACAGCTATAATCAGCGACGTTTCGGCTTTATCCGAAACTCGTCGTTTAACGAGACCGCAATGTCTCAGCGGTCGAAGTTAAACCTTCTTTTATCTTTAAAATTATAGCATTTAAAGAAAATCATGTCTGTGATAAAATCTTTTGAAATGTTTTTTGACGAGCCTTTTTTGACAAAACCGATAGGGTAGAGCGTATTGCGCTTGCAAAAGTTGTACGAGGTTTGAAGGATAAGATGTGTAAAAGCTTTTCATAAATTATTGACCGGGAGCTTATTTTTCGGTATAGTTAAAAGAACATCGGGCAATAGCGCAGCTGGTTAGCGTGCGTGTCTGGGGGGCACGAGGTCCCGGATTCAAATTCCGGTTGCCCGACTTAAAAGCTGTTCCAAACGTTAGGGACAGCTTTTTTTATGCTTTTTTTTGTAGTAAAACCGTTTTTTTTCGTAAAATAAGCCTGTAATCCGTATTTCCTACTACAATTTTTAAAAAAAGTATGTATTTCGATTGATATGTCAATGGACTTGACGGTATAATAGCCACGCCTTGAAAAAT from Treponema parvum harbors:
- a CDS encoding 30S ribosomal protein S1, translated to MNEADLEKYEQRNLKKLLPGQEISTAVAAISGDTVFLDLNAKSEGILDAAELKDKDGNLTVKEGDVIKVFYIGLKNGEMQFTTKIAGDNADNSMLENAYKNGIPVEGYVEKEINGGFEVKIGTSRAFCPYSQMGFRQKAEPSEFTGKNLTFMILEFKDGGKNLLVSNRKILEKEHEKKLEDLSQTLKCGMTVKGKVTALHDYGAFVDIDGFQALLPISEISLDRISDINSALKAGQEIKAEIIKTDWKNERVSLSMKSLLADPWKNAVKKYPVESKHEGVISRIADFGLFVNLEPGIDGLIHISALENVERNSNLKKLYNTGTKMTVSVKSVDAVNRRIALLPTTSTEQDKTAAKYMDSQSSDGESYNPFAALLKK